One window of the Cryptomeria japonica chromosome 7, Sugi_1.0, whole genome shotgun sequence genome contains the following:
- the LOC131028921 gene encoding peroxidase 49-like, with protein sequence MAGMVSKLVVVLVILAVHGACDTSGLDPNFYVNKCPTALEIVRSAVKKAVAEEARMAASLLRLHFHDCFVQGCDGSVLLDDNATFTGEKTAVPNNNSLRGFDVVDNIKTELENACPQTVSCADILAIAARDSVVLSGGAWWSVALGRRDSRSASLSGANQNLPAPNSTLQTLITKFKLQGLNQVDLVVLSGGHTIGMSRCVSFRQRLYGLNGDANPQNIDNNYLTNLKSGCPSSGGDSNLSPLDDVTPTKFDNDYLKNVQSLKGLLISDQILYTKGQSTKNIVDYYAGDELLFMKQFAESMVKMGNIKPRTGSHGEIRKNCRRMN encoded by the exons ATGGCTGGTATGGTGTCAAAGCTAGTTGTTGTTCTTGTGATTTTAGCAGTCCATGGAGCATGTGATACTTCTGGGCTGGACCCCAATTTCTACGTCAACAAATGTCCCACTGCTCTAGAGATTGTAAGATCGGCTGTAAAAAAGGCAGTGGCCGAGGAGGCCCGCATGGCTGCATCTTTGCTTCGCCTTCATTTCCACGACTGTTTTGTTCAA GGTTGTGACGGCTCGGTGTTGCTGGACGACAATGCGACATTCACAGGGGAGAAGACTGCAGTCCCAAATAACAATTCTCTCAGAGGATTTGACGTCGTCGATAACATCAAAACTGAATTGGAGAATGCGTGCCCACAGACTGTCTCCTGTGCTGACATCCTCGCCATTGCAGCTCGGGACTCTGTAGTCCTG AGTGGAGGGGCGTGGTGGAGTGTAGCACTGGGAAGACGGGACTCGAGAAGCGCTAGCTTGAGTGGAGCAAATCAAAATCTTCCAGCGCCCAACTCCACTTTGCAGACTCTTATCACTAAATTCAAACTTCAGGGCCTTAACCAGGTCGACTTGGTTGTACTTTCAG GTGGTCACACCATCGGCATGTCACGATGCGTGAGCTTCAGGCAGAGACTGTACGGTCTCAATGGAGATGCCAACCCACAGAATATCGATAATAATTACTTGACCAATTTGAAATCGGGCTGCCCCAGTTCAGGCGGAGATAGTAATTTATCTCCCTTGGATGATGTCACCCCCACCAAATTTGACAACGACTATTTGAAGAATGTGCAAAGTTTAAAGGGACTCTTGATTTCTGATCAGATCTTGTATACCAAAGGGCAGTCTACCAAGAATATCGTGGATTACTATGCTGGTGACGAGCTGTTGTTTATGAAACAGTTTGCAGAGTCGATGGTGAAGATGGGCAACATCAAACCGCGAACTGGATCCCACGGGGAGATCAGAAAGAATTGCCGCCGAATGAATTGA